A region of Syngnathoides biaculeatus isolate LvHL_M chromosome 20, ASM1980259v1, whole genome shotgun sequence DNA encodes the following proteins:
- the osbpl8 gene encoding oxysterol-binding protein-related protein 8 isoform X6 has translation MSEAACLVSSLQSKSSLSSVVARHSRSSNGKRTSLRTHPAELREIHATSAASVVSGDDATVFLTPGRMSQRQVKERDKEKDKDKDKDKEAGLQTPSREHIASPSSLSSGVSYSHGFERGKEDVLSLPLKEDSLSISKSKSETKLYNGSDKDVSASGGKLTKKESLKVQKKNYREEKKRATKELLSTITDPSVIVMADWLKIRGTLKSWTKLWCVLKPGVLLIYKTHKNGQWVGTVLLNACELIERPSKKDGFCFKLFHPLEQSIWAVKGPKGEAVGSITQPLPSSHLIFRAASESDGRCWMDALELALKCSSLLKRTMIREGKEDMSTVASGGEHSLNFYSLLRAHNMHGFQFNDSDHLKDPDLYSDKSDREGEPDHEESDPEGLEKSEESDSDTSERQDDSYVDMDPNEHVRETSYIEQSHEELGEAGEAAQTETVSEENKSLIWTLLKQVRPGMDLSKVVLPTFILEPRSFLDKLSDYYYHADFLSEAAVEENAYNRMKKVVKWYISGFYKKPKGLKKPYNPIIGETYRCMWLHQETTSKTFYIAEQVSHHPPVSAFYVSNRKDGFCLSGSILAKSKFYGNSLSAILDGEARLTFLNRGEDYVMNMPYAHCKGILYGTMTLELGGQITISCEKTGYSSQLEFRLKPFLGSSDSVNQISGKIKLGKEVLATLEGHWDSEIFINDKKTGTVDTFWNPTPDLRQSRLTRCTVPPEEQGEFESERLWQHVTRAINNKDQTEATNEKFILEESQRKSARERKAKCEEWNPTLFEQDLITGEWHYKYADTRPWDPLNDLIQFEKDGCIQTKVRHRTPMVTVPKRKHKSDKPKSPESGCSSPELDRQDSSGSERHKSKHSSRLRKKGAELSELQSAIESIKQTQQDINRSISALRSRTAGRAEGTSFLQQRDYVVIVALIVLQVVINYVFK, from the exons ATGAGTGAGGCTGCCTGCCTCGTCTCCTCCCTTCAGTCGAAGTCGAGTCTTAGCTCGGTCGTAGCACGCCACAGCCGCAGCAGCAACGGCAAGCGCACCTCCCTCCGCACG CACCCTGCAGAGTTGAGAGAGATCCATGCCACCTCTG CAGCATCCGTAGTGTCCGGTGATGACGCCACCGTCTTTCTGACGCCAGGCAGGATGAGCCAGCGGCAGGTGAAGGAACGGGACAAGGAGAAAGACAAGGACAAGGACAAGGACAAGGAGGCGGGCCTCCAAACCCCCAGCCGGGAACATATCGCCTCTCCCTCCTCGCTCAGCTCGGGCGTCAGCTACAGCCACG GTTTCGAGAGAGGGAAGGAGGACGTTTTGTCGCTGCCTTTGAAAGAGGATTCGCTTTCCATATCCAAGAGCAAG TCGGAAACCAAGCTGTACAATGGCTCCGACAAGGACGTGTCGGCATCCGGAGGCAAGCTCACCAAGAAGGAGTCcctcaag GTACAAAAGAAGAATTACagggaagagaagaagagggcCACAAAAGAGCTGCTCAGCACCATCACCGACCCTTCCGTCATTGTCATGGCCGACTGGCTGAAG ATCCGCGGGACCCTGAAGAGCTGGACCAAGCTGTGGTGTGTTCTGAAGCCGGGCGTGCTGCTCATTTACAAGACTCACAAGAACGGCCAGTGGGTGGGCACGGTGCTGCTCAACGCCTGCGAGCTCATCGAGAGACCCTCCAAGAAGGACGGCTTCTGCTTCAAGCTCTTTCACCCCCTCGAGCAGTCCATCTGGGCCGTCAAG GGCCCCAAAGGGGAAGCGGTGGGCTCCATCACTCAGCCGTTACCCAGCAGTCACCTCATCTTCCGTGCGGCGTCCGAGTCTGATG gtCGCTGCTGGATGGATGCCTTGGAGCTGGCCTTAAAGTGCTCCAGCTTGCTCAAAAGAACCATGATCCGCGAGGGGAAGGAAGACATGAGCACAGTGGCCTCTGGCGGAGAACATTCCCTCAACTTCTACAGCCTCCTGCGTGCCCACAACATGCATGGATTCCA GTTCAACGATAGCGACCATTTGAAAGACCCGGACCTCTACTCCGATAAGTCCGACCGGGAGGGCGAGCCGGACCACGAGGAGTCGGACCCGGAAGGCCTGGAGAAGAGCGAGGAGAGCGACAGCGACACGTCGGAGCGCCAGGACGACTCGTACGTAGACATGGACCCCAACGAGCACGTGCGGGAAACGTCCTACATCGAGCAGTCCCACGAAGAACTGGGCGAG GCAGGCGAGGCTGCCCAGACCGAAACGGTCTCAGAGGAGAACAAATCCCTGATCTGGACTCTTCTGAAGCAAGTGCGACCGGGTATGGATCTGTCCAAAGTGGTCCTGCCCACGTTTATCCTGGAGCCGCGGTCCTTCCTGGACAAACTGTCCGACTATTACTACCATGCGGACTTCCTGTCTGA GGCTGCGGTGGAGGAGAACGCTTACAACCGGATGAAGAAAGTCGTCAAGTGGTACATCTCCGGGTTCTACAAAAAGCCAAAG GGCTTGAAGAAGCCTTACAACCCCATTATCGGCGAGACCTACCGCTGTATGTGGCTGCACCAAGAGACCACCAGCAAGACTTTTTACATTGCAGAACAG GTATCTCACCATCCCCCCGTGTCCGCATTTTACGTCAGCAACAGGAAGGACGGATTCTGCCTCAGCGGCAGCATCCTTGCCAAGTCCAAGTTCTATG gGAACTCCTTATCAGCCATATTAGACGGCGAAGCTCGACTTACTTTCCTAAACCGGGGCGAGGACTACGTGATGAACATGCCCTACGCTCACTGCAAAG GCATTCTCTATGGCACCATGACTCTGGAGCTGGGTGGTCAGATCACCATTTCGTGTGAGAAGACAGGCTACAGTTCTCAGCTGGAGTTCAGACTTAAG CCGTTCCTGGGAAGCAGCGACAGTGTCAACCAGATCTCCGGAAAGATCAAGCTGGGGAAGGAAGTTCTGGCGACTCTCGAGGGCCACTGG GACAGCGAGATCTTCATCAACGACAAGAAGACGGGAACAGTGGACACTTTCTGGAACCCAACACCGGACCTGAGGCAGAGCCGACTCACCCGCTGCACCGTCCCACCCGAGGAGCAGGGGGAGTTCGAATCAGAAAG GCTGTGGCAGCACGTGACGAGGGCCATCAACAACAAGGACCAGACGGAGGCCACCAACGAGAAGTTCATCCTGGAGGAAAGCCAGAGGAAGTCGGCGCGGGAGAGGAAAGCCAAGTGCGAGGAGTGGAACCCCACCCTGTTCGAGCAGGACCTCATCACTGGAGAGTGGCATTATAAATATGCTGA caCAAGGCCGTGGGACCCCCTCAATGACCTGATCCAGTTTGAAAAAGACGGTTGTATCCAGACCAAGGTCCGACACCGCACCCCCATG GTCACGGTGCCAAAGAGGAAACACAAGAGCGACAAGCCTAAAAGCCCAGAGAGTGGCTGCTCTTCGCCAGAACTCGACCGCCAGGACTCCTCCGGAAGCGAAC GACACAAGAGCAAACACAGCAGCCGTTTGCGCAAGAAGGGCGCAGAACTCAGTGAACTTCAAAGTGCCATTGAATCCATAAAGCAGACGCAGCAGGACATAAACAG GAGCATCAGTGCATTGCGGAGTCGCACGGCAGGCCGGGCGGAGGGCACCTCCTTCTTGCAGCAGCGCGACTACGTCGTCATCGTGGCCCTCATCGTCCTGCAGGTGGTCATCAACTACGTCTTCAAGTAG